The genome window CTAAAGAACTCCATCAGTGTTGGAAGTTCAGAAGTGTCTTCATTCAGAATATCTTCATCAGTACAGTCTTCAACCTCAACCCTGTCATACATATCAGCGTCTTCCACATACTTGTATTCATATTCAGGTTGAGGGTTGATGTCGAAAGCATTCAGCTCTTCCTCAAAATCAAACCTAAACTCATTTTCATTTACATGAGTTATCTTCAGAATTTCACTCAACGTGTAAGTATGCCTGAATTCACCTTCTTCAACATGAGGTTCTAAACGCAGAATCAACTTTTCAACTTGATCAACGTTTTGATCATCACCATGCTCCCCCTCTCCATCAGCTCCCTCTGTTTCTTCATTAGCATCATCTTTCATTAAGTCATCAACATTTTGTTCTTTGGAAGCTTCTGTAGTAGTTACACCTGTACCACCCTGATTATCATCGTCATTGTCATCACCAGAACCATGACTACTCGCAGAAAacactttttcatcatcatcatcatcctcttcttcatcACCCTCTTCATCGTCATCTTCTTCGCtatcatcttcctcatcatcaacaacaatatcTTAAAGTGATACATTTTCTTCAAAGATTGCTGATACGGAAGATATAGGAACAGTATTTTCAACAACTAATGATGGAACGATTGATCTTTCAGCTACTACAACACTGCCTGTAGCACCCTTGCCTTTGTCTTTCATTAGAGCTTCAATCTCAGCATGACGTTTAGCCCTGACTTCTTCAACTTGAATTTCTTCAAATCTTTGCTCTATTGACTTCCCAAGCATACTTTCtatcactttgttcatcatatagAATTTGTGCTCTTTCAACGCTTTTGCAGCTTCAAGCTCTTTGTTCTTTAATTCAAAATATTTGTTCTGTTCATCTCGGCGAGTCTTTTCTTCTTCTAACTACGCCACTCTCACCCTCAATAAATCAATCTCTGTCTGATCGGTATCTATCTTCTTCAACAAAGACTTGTTTTCAGACTCTAACTTCTTTACTCGCATCTCGAGAATCTTTTCACGATCAGCCACCTTTTTGTTCTCAACTGCCAATCTTTTGTTTTCATCCATCACAGGATCAACTTTACTTTCCACATTCTTCAAATGAACATTACTCGCAAAATCAAAGTCTCCAATCTCATCAAGCCCCATACTTAAGTTCGGAGGAACGGGTGGAAAACCTCTGTACCCTGAAGAACCAGGTGAGGTTTGAGTAATTGGTTGTGAGGGTGGTGGTGTTTGCAAGATTGGTTGAGATGTAAGTAAGGTTGTTTCTTGTGGTGGTGTAATGGTATGAATTTGTTATGGTGAATGAGGTGGTGTGAGATGGAATGGTGAAGGTTGTcttggtggtgttggttgtttagGAGGTGATTGGTGTGGTGGTGAATGTATAGGAGATTTATGTGGTATAGGTtcaagtggtggtgatggtggtttacGAGGTTCTTGGGAAGGTTTCTTTAACTTGATCTTCAATGGCTTCTTGATCTTTTGAGTAACCTTCTTTATCTTTAGAGAAACAATCCTCCTGCTTGCAGTAGCTTTCTTCCTTCCTCCTGAAGGAGTTGATTGAGATTCAGATACGTGTTCAGGagatggtgtcacacccccaaaaaaatccacacgcggagtaccaccgcttggaggcgtgacatgaccaggatcaagccatcaatcatatcaaacatagtgtaTAGTAGTTGaagtaattcataaaacccaattcaatacgattgatgttcaaaccaaactttgtttaggtagcggaagcatgtaagtaaaacccaacataaataatattgtatgaaatgtcataaacgtttaataagcattcacgttccatacccacaacgacctgctcctccttgtgcaagctccataagtacctaaggtcctgcaaggcatgcagcagagagtcaacaactagttgagcgagttcacagttaacagttcagtaatagtatagtgtgagtagtagtatgttcgttcgttatgtcgtatatcgtatcagtttccgtcgcggcctcccaggcaggtatgcgaagatattaggggatgttcttcccaagtattctagactaggtttatttatATCGCGGCCCCCCAGGCAGGTGTGcaaagattagtaaatttagttcgcggccttcctaaggcaggtatgcgaagtcagtcataatatcgcggccaacccttggcaggtgtgcgaagatcagttcaataggtgttactagtctagttgtatcttgtcgttaggttctatcatccgagtatatacaataagtcatccaatcccattcccacccgggaacccatgccttggctgtgtgaactcaccttggtttgctcggcagatacacaaaaagttcgagtaagctatagggtgatcaaccacgtcctaacatggttatcatacaagtcaggttcgtattcgaatatagcacaTAGGTTCTACATGTATTGTGGCAAATATAATCATGGCATACACAAGTATTacatagcagtccaatagcagacatgtaaacaagtccaagtatccggcccaaacagttgggctcgtaacagtgcaAGGTCCAAACAGTGTGCATGtgtagctggtctcgagtcgagactagagatctcgagtcgcaacaaaggaggtctcgagttgtcatggtctggtcgagacttcacggtctcgagtcgcaatcggacTCGCAaacgctggtctcgagttgtgctgtttgttTGCGAGTGTTGTAGTCTCcagtcgagactaagggttctcgactcgcaacccgtgtcgagacTAGCAGCTTGTAACAGTTACCTTATTATCAGCTCAATCagttccgtaatatcagcaaacagATTAGGCAGTTTCGCAATTTAGATCAATCAATAAATCAACAGTTTCAAACTTAGTTACtattcgatcaaacaagggttttatCCAGGAATCATGCATATTCATACTCGTTCATATCATTAATATCAAGGACAATCACAATCGGATCATACTCATACATGTAACAGCCGATTTTATTATTCATTCGGTTCTAAATGATGCAATCCTATCAATATGTATGTGAGCCGATTAACCTGAACACTAAGAAACATCATAGTCAATCATGCTAACAGAAATTCTAGATCATGCAATCCGATTAATAACAACATCATCACATAAAGCATGCTTATCACAACATCCATAAACATGAAATCGGTAaacacacactaaccggttagagaaGGAATGATCCGAAACAAAACTTCGAGAGAGATGGGGTGTTCGGCTGCCTTGGTTCcgagtcgagagagagagagagagagagagagtgtgttctagggtttgtgtgtgtgctaGGATGTTTTGCAAAAGTGTGAGATAGTTACCACATCTCAAAGTTTATGCGAttaggggatgggccgaaccctctcTTGGGCTgccccatggtctcgagtcggatgtgtgtggcccgaatgggcttgtgtagtCGAGTGGGTCATGCAAGCatataaacaaacattcacaatttcacacgaggcacgtataacatgttattcaaatagagttcacataatcacgtaacgttacacaaaagtagtttcgaaatacgagttgtcacattatccccaacttaaaagaaatttcgtcccgaaatttggtacgcactcactgaggaagctaggtcagttgtatcgttcactggttttcctggggtgtcacatcctccccccgttaatctggaatttcgtcccgaaattccgcagtagtagcttcagcctcagtagtggttgcattggttccgaataactggggatacttttctgtcatctggtcttcgcgttcccaggtgtactctgggccacgtcgggagttccaacaaactcgaacaagagggattctcttgtgtttgaggaccttaacatcccggtccgtgatttcaactggttcctcgacgaagtgcaactgttcgtcgatagtgagctctttcaaaGGGATtacgagggtctcatctgacatgcatttcttcagattcaacacatggaatacgttgtgaactgccccgagttcagctggtaggctcagtctgtaggctactttgcctatcctttcagtgatttcaaacggcccaacataccgtggattgagcttgcctcgtttgccaaaacggaccacacccttccagggtgagactttaagtaaaacccggtccccgacctgaaattccaatggcttcctacgcttatccgcgtaggctttctgacggtcgcgtgctgccgccatgcgttgtcttatctgtgcaatcttttccgtggtgtccactataagttctggacccttgatctgactatcccccacctctgcccaacagagaggtgaccggcatttacgcccgtacaatgcctcgaatggagcggcttggatgctggtgtgatagctgttattatacgagaactccaccaaagggagatgcttttcccagccgttgccgaaatcgataacacatgcccaaagcatgtcttctagagtttgtatcgtgcgttcagactgtccatccgtctaggggtgatatgctgtgctcatgtccagctgtgagccaaaagctttgtgcattgcttgccatagttctgaagtgaatcgtgcatcgcgatccgaaataatagaggtgggcaccccgtgccttgagactacttccttcaagtatatgtctgctagtgtggaaaacttgtccgtttctttgattgccaagaagtgagcagacttggtgagtcgatccacgatcacccaaatagtatcgttaccacgctgagatctaggcaggcctgtAAAAAAAtacatggaaatttcctcccatttccactgtggtatctttggttgctgaagtaagcctgctggtttctgatattctgccttgactcttgcacaggttaagcatttgccgacataagtggcaatgtgggccttcatgctaggccaccaataagtagttttaatgtcgtggtacattttatccgaccctggatgtaccgagtagcgagacttgtgagcttcatccatcacaagttcgcgtaaaccgccataaagtgggacccaaatacgccccgttacatagtaggcgccgtctcccttctgttctaatcgttgccttgagccgcgtagggcttcagcctttacgttttctggtttcaatgcttctacctgagcatctcgtatctgtgtaggaagactagacttaatcgtaagctgtagcgctcgcacgcgcttaggtagggtgtcctttcgactgagggcatcagccacaacactggctttgcctggatggtacttgatagcgcattcgtaatcgttcagcagttcaacccatcgtcgttgacgcatgttcaaatccttttgcttaaggatatgctcgagactcctgtgatcggtgtaaatagtgcacttggtaccgtacaggtagtgtcgccatatcttaagctcaaaaacaacagctcccagctctaaatcgtgcgtcgtgtagttccgttcgtgaaccttaagttggcgcgaagcgtaagcaatgaccttgtcgcgctgcattaatacacatccaagaccctggatggatgcatcacagtaaaccacgaagtcgtctgtgccctctggcaatgagagaataggtgcactgcaaa of Helianthus annuus cultivar XRQ/B chromosome 1, HanXRQr2.0-SUNRISE, whole genome shotgun sequence contains these proteins:
- the LOC110881480 gene encoding uncharacterized protein LOC110881480, with translation MGLDEIGDFDFASNVHLKNVESKVDPVMDENKRLAVENKKVADREKILEMRVKKLESENKSLLKKIDTDQTEIDLLRNKELEAAKALKEHKFYMMNKVIESMLGKSIEQRFEEIQVEEVRAKRHAEIEALMKDKGKGATDIVVDDEEDDSEEDDDEEGDEEEDDDDDEKVFSASSHGSGDDNDDDNQGGTGVTTTEASKEQNVDDLMKDDANEETEGADGEGEHGDDQNVDQVEKLILRLEPHVEEGEFRHTYTLSEILKITHVNENEFRFDFEEELNAFDINPQPEYEYKYVEDADMYDRVEVEDCTDEDILNEDTSELPTLMEFFSEEIGMNLEGKLLRFLKTRTLTVNAYAIRRECGVQYFEKLHDVMSFPWWDVDELSKVRTLGYPVRKNDIAMWGLIKFDALKDFKHWKPHYQKRVQRVDPVTGIEETILNVKKPKTMKNIPVPKMEQEFYKGFMGWMYSCISTEAVITYKAGKEISEIFVYGPMWLVNCSAKDIECLFINKIHFQSEDREQAMQFQKVATICFQKGINSECKWNSKWWSLEEKEKKKAKRERKKLDEYKGKWMKLQAEEEKKKTKENDRLRNLLRKKPKQREERFKSL